CTGCTGGGAGCCGCCAGGGCTCTCTTACAGGCGAGGGTGCTGAGGCCAGAGGACAGAGGTGGAGAGTGAGACAGGTGCGTGCAGAGCCAGGCTTTGCCCGGTGTGGATGAGGCTCACTCACGCTTTGCGGTAAAACTCCATCCTGACGGAAGAACCGGTCCTGAGGGCCGGAAATCCTGTGGGTGCGGAGTCGCCGTGCGCAGGGCAGCCTGGGTCTCACCGGCTCAGGATAGCCCGCCACTGGGGCTGTTCCAGGGGCGAGAAGGCATGAATGGCAACCTCCCACTGTCCCCAAAGCGGGGGAACTGGTGTGGGGGGGTACGGTGCCAAGACAGAGAGGAAGCAAAGCCGTGACTGCACTCTGGCCGCAGCACGGCTTCCAGAACGATGCGCGTCTGCACCAGCGCCCTGGGGATGCTCTTTCTGAGTTTCCGCAGCTCACGGAGCCAAGTCCCTGACCTCTGTGTTCTCTTTGCCTCCAGGTCCACATTGGCCAGATGTATTCGACCGACAAGCTTGTCATTGAGAATCAAGAGAAGCCCCGGGCCTAGGAGCCGGGACCAGCCTCCAACAGCAGCGTGGACCACCGGCAGCATCTGTTCTGTTTGCCGTGGGGCCCCTAGCAGACCTCAAGGGGCCCCTGCATCAGCTTTAAATATCCTCACTCTGCCTGCCCTCCAGGAACTGATGAACTGAGCGAAGTGTCCCCTCTTCTGCAGCCTTAGTGACAGAGGTCAGCTGTCGCTGGCTGTCCTCGGTTCAAGCGTCAGGATGAAGAGCTGGAGCGCCTCGAGGGAAGGCGGTGTACAGTGGTGTCTcgtccaccccacccctctctgTGGCTCCGAAGCACCTGTATAAAGCATTTCCAGACGTGTTTCTCAGTCCTTGACAATAAATGAAAGCGTCTCCCTGGCCTTCTCTACCAGACACACGTGTCTTCATGATTAAAGCAATTTTGTTTCCTGGTGGTGGGGGCCCAGCAGGGAGGGTCCAGCCCTGAACTGAGTGGCCCCTTTGCAAAGGCAAGTCCACACATTGGAAGAGATCCAGGGATGAAGGGGAGCAGGGTGCATCCTACCACTGAGACCCGGGCCCAGCGTGACAAGAGAGGTTCCCTGGGTGTGGTCGCTCACCTAGAGACCGGTCCTACAACCCGCTGCTCAGGGTGGTCTCAGGATCACTGACGTCAGCCCCACTGGGGAGCTTGCTAGAAGCACAGAATCTCGAGCCCCACCCCAACCTGTTCTGAATCAGAATCTTCAGTCTGACACACCCTAGGGGACTCCAGTGTACACTGAAACGTGTGCCCCAAAGCTCACTCACTGAGTCAGGGTCACCTGGAGAGACtgggagtttttaaaaagaaatttcttagCACTTCGTATTCTGACTTTGATAAGTGACAGACGAGGTACAGTGATTTatttgttgtgttgttcagtcgctcagtcgtgtccaattctctgcgaccctatgtactgcagcacgccaggctccctgtccatcaccaagtcccagactCCAcccaaactcccaaactcatgtccattgagtcagtgatgccatccaaccatctcatcctctgtcgtccccttctcctgccttcagtctttcccagcatcagagtcctttccaatgagtcagttctcatcaggtggccaaagtattggagtttcagcttcagcatcagttcttccagtgaatattcaggactgatttcctttaggactgactggtttgatctccctgctgttcaagaaactctcaagagtcttctcagcaccacagttcaaaagcatcaattctttggcgctcagctttctttatggtccagctctcacatccatacatgactactggaaaaaccatagctttgactggactgACCTTTGTCCAcgaagtaatgtgtctgctttttaatatgctgtctaggttggtcatagcttttctcccaaggagcaatcgtcttttaatttcatggcttcagtaaccatctgcagtgattttggagcccaagaaaatagtctgtcactgtttccactgtttccccatctatttgccatgaggtgatgaggctggatgccatgatcttagttttttgaatgttgagttttaggccaactttttcaccctcctctttcactttcatcaagaggctctttagttcctctttgctttctgccataacggtggtgtcatctgcttatctgaggttattgatatttctcccggcagtcttgattccagcttgagcttcatccagcctgcatttctcatgatggactctgcatataagttaaataagcagggtgacaatatacagccttgacatactcctttctgatttagaaccagtctgttgttccatgtccagttctgtttcttcttgacctgtatacatgcttctcaggagacaggtaaggtggtctggtattcccatctctgtaagaattttccagtttgttgtgatccacacagtcaaaggctttggtgtagtcaatgaagcagaagtagatggttttttgaaattctcttgctttttctataatccgggagatgttggcaatttgatctctggttcctctgccttttctaaatcagaggaaccatagatcaaatcaccaacaatgatttataaattttaaatttctcctgGACTTTTTAATGTTTAGCCAGTTCAGGAAACTCTGCCCTTTGAGTATGTTACAGGTAGAAACGATATTCATGTGCATTTATCCTTGAAAACACACCAgttcaaaacaggaaaagaaggaaTTACTAACCTGGGGAAGTTTATGAGGGACCCGGACACCGGGTGGTTTCTTGCTAATCACCCCCCTCCATCAGCAGCACTGAGTGACTTTATTACTCACGTGTTTGGGTTTACAACAGGCTCATATAAAGAGCCGCAGGTCCTAACGTAGTGGTGACTGTCGCCGACAGGCCGCTGCACACGCCGCTCCCCGCGTCACTTTAATTCTCACAGTCGTGGGCGTCCTCACGCCCCGGTGAAGACCGTGTCTGCCCGCCTCGTCTGTGGATGGTTGGGACACTGTGTTCAAGGGTCCCAACGTGCGTTCACGGCGTCTGGTGATAACTGACGGTTCCAGGATGCTCTGGCCCGCGTGTGCCCCTGAGACCCGTCCCTGCCCTGTCCCGGGTCTGTTCCCCCTGTGAACCCAGATCCTTGCCCGTCTCAGGGCCCCGGTGTGAGAGCATCACTCAGCAGATGGTGACCGTGGTGGGAGACaaacctcccccctgcccccaggtgGCTGTCCCGGGGCAGCGTCTCAGCCTGGGTGTGTGGCTCCGGGCCCGTTCCCCTCTGCCCAGGCAGGGGTGTGGTCGCTCCGAAACAACTGCGTGGGACCAGGGTGTTGGCCAAGGGATGTCAGCTCTGACATCACTCCACTAAGGAAACCTCCAGAGCCCCTCCCCTCCTGTCCCTCCCCTTGTCAGCGGACAAAGGTGGGTCCCTCTCTGGTGCTCAGCCCTAGGGACCACGGGAGCAGTCCACGAGGACGTGCGCTCTGCGGATCCCAGGGGTGCGTCTCTGTTACAAGAGAATCTGGAGCAAACTCAACTTTGGTAAGGAAAGCGGGCTTTTTCTCTGACCGTTTGCCCTGGTCTGTGGGCAGGGGTCACCTCACCCCTGAGAACAAAGAGGATCTTCCCTTTCAGTCTGCCTGCAGCCCTTATTAGTCCTGCAGGGAAACGTTGATGAAAATGGCTTCTCCTGTCGAGATCCACTTGGGGAGTGAGACAGATGCTCTGACTCCGATGCTCAAAGGTGAAGCTTTAAGTCCAAAGACCCTCAGGAGCGAACCCGGAGCAGAGCCCCTCGGAGGTGAATCTGGGAGGACGGCTGACAGCATCATGGACAGCAGACAAAGCTGGTGTCTTGTTGTCTTGGAATTAGACCACAAGCGACGGTTGACACGAGCGGAGCTGGAGCTGCACTTCTCTCTGACCCAGCGGCCCGGCGCTCACCCGAGGGCCGGGCCAGGCATCCACGTGCAGGCGGCCGCTCCCGGAGGAGCTGGACTTCCGGGGCCATGGCTCAGCCGGAAAACGGCTTCCTACGAACGACCCGCGTCCTTTTCCTTCTAAAGTGATGAGCTTTCCTAGGAAGTTAGAAACCTTTTCCTCTCATCAACCAGAAAGTTACAGGGAGCCCCTCCTAAATGTCAGTTAAACACTGTGAAAATATTTCAGTAGAACTTCCCTTCAGTTAGTGAGTGAATTCAGGTTGAGGACATCTGTGTTGAATACAGAGACAGTTTAATAACAACATAACTGGTTCTAAGTTTTTAaaggagtaatttttttttatttaaaaaatttatttattaaagtgcaGTGGACttaaaatgttatgttagtttcaagtgacttttttttttagatttgtaCAGGGTCTTAGAAAAATGAATTTGTTATTCCATAGAAGGAATACTTTCCATTTAGGTGCACCTATGTGATTTATGAAGCCCATGTAGGATATACGATCGAGGACTCCAATATTAACGCTAAGAGTCTCATCTTCCACTCACACTTCAACCACGGAGCATATTTAGGATTATTAACTTGCCAGATTTTAGCATGTATTTTTACTTCTAAAAACACAGCCTTTCACTTCCTTTTGGGACTCTACAGACAGAAGCTTGTTCAGAGAGGGAAAACGATGTATCAATAACCCAgactgcaaaaataaataaaacatttctttaaaaaaaattggaagacAGGAATATGGTGTGGTGGGAGGAATGCAGATGGTGGAAAAAAATCCAGCCACTGAGGCGGACAGCTGAAGACCGGGGTCTAATTTAATCTTCAGCTCATGAACATCACCTTCATGTTGCAGGGTCCCAGGGCTGACCAGACCCCTAATGATCTTTCCAGCTCTAACAGTCTGCAATTCCAGTtaaatcaaaaggaaagaaaccatcCTCCAGACCATCTGCATGGTCGTCTCGTTTCACTCTTCCTTCGGCCCCACCTTGTGGCTTGCAgcgtcttagttccccagccagggctgAACCCGCGCCCTGGCAGTGAGAACACCGAGTCCCAGCCGCTGGACCAGGAATTCCCTGAGTGCTAGTTTCTGGCACAATCAGCAAGAAATCGCCAGCATCCGTCCCCAGCTTCGTGTGGAACTTGGGTGCTGTTTGGGGCCACTCGGCCCAGCCCGCGGCCCACGAGAATGTGGATCTGGGATGGGCTGGGCAGTGAAGCCAGCTGGCCGCCTGCAGATGGAGCAGGCCCGTGGCCCCTCGGATTCCTCGCCAGCCAGCAGTTCAGAGTCTCAGCCAACAAGTGTGTTTCCAGCTGCTTCTAAACTGAGCACTTTTTCTCCCTggcctctgctgctgcttctgcgaTTCCTCAAGCAGAGTTTAAACCCAGTTGAAAAGAAAGGGGATGTCTGCCTCTTGCTCACCAGCAGTAACTGTCCCCTCGCACGTCTTCGCAGCAggcacacagttcaaaagaaagCTCTGAGTGTTCTCGGCAGGGGGTCAGTTTGGGGTGGAGGCACGCCCCCGAGAGTCCGGCTTCATGGCTGGGGAGCCCCGCTAAACACCTGGAGAACAACCAGAAAACCAGCCGGTGCTGGCCTGGGCGCACGAGCAAGAGAACAGGCCGGGCAGAGGGAACTCAGAGAGATCCTGGGGCTGGAATATCCCAGGGCGGGTGAAGACTCGGCTCGGGAGGTGGAGCGCATATCGGGAAGGCAGGCACCCTATGAGTGGGAGCGGAGACGGAGCAGGAAGTCCTGGCTCTTCAGtagcttcctgggcttcccagggggctcagtggcaaagaacccacctgccaacgcaggagacataagagacccaggttcgatgcctcggtcgggaagaccccctggagcaggaaatggcaacccgctccagtgttgtTTGttacctggaggatcccatggacagaggagcctgggggctacagtccatggggtcgcaaagagtcagacacgacttacttACTGACTAGACtccgcgcttccactgcagggggtgtgggatcgatccctggtcggggaactaagatcccacaggcacagtggccaaaaaaaatcctttttaaatAGTGTGTGCTTGGCACACCACAGAGAGCCTCCCTTCAAGCTCGCAACCATAAGAGGCAAGAATAAGGCCCCTGCCTGGCAGATGTGAAAACTCACGCTCTGTAGGGAAGGGACGTGTTTGGAAGCACAGGGACAGCGAGGCCGAGCTGTGTCCACGGCCAGCCAGGCTCACTTGGAGCGGGTGTGTCGTTCCCATGTCAGGCCACTGCAGGCAGCCCAGCGCACTTCTCTGCTAGCACCATGCCTGGCAACGCTTCACACGCTGCTCAGGGccaggttttctttctttaaaaaaaaaaaaagtttagcgtTGTTATTAACTTTTTATCGAAAATGGTTTGAAACTCACAAGTATTTGCAGAAAAAAGCAGAGAATTCCCAGGTTCACTTCTCATAACTTA
This genomic stretch from Dama dama isolate Ldn47 chromosome 7, ASM3311817v1, whole genome shotgun sequence harbors:
- the LYRM4 gene encoding LYR motif-containing protein 4 isoform X5, giving the protein MAASSRAQVLDLYRAMLRESKRFGAYNYRSTLARCIRPTSLSLRIKRSPGPRSRDQPPTAAWTTGSICSVCRGAPSRPQGAPASALNILTLPALQELMN